Genomic window (Granulicella arctica):
CAATAGCCGGTGCTACCATCGCAGCCAAAGCACGCCGCCGGACCTCGACCCCTTCGCGCATTCCCTGCGACTCGACATACCGCAAGACCGCGGTCTTGATCCCACTGAATGAGAAGTCGAACCGCAATCCCTCGCCTACCGGCGGAGCCTTCCGATTCACCACCGCAGGGTTCACCCGCGGCTTGATCTGCGCAAACGTAAACGGCACCGCCTTCGCATTCCCCAGCTTTGCCAGCCCATCAATCCAGGGTCCGCCCGGATACCCAAGCCCAAGCAGCTTCGCCACTTTGTCGAACGCCTCGCCCGCCGCGTCATCCACAGTCTTCCCAACGTTCTGGTAGCGCCAACTCTCCCCTGCCTGCTTCGCCAGATAGAGATGCGTATGCCCACCAGAAACCACCAGCGCCAGCAGTGGCAACTCCATCGCCACCTCCCCGCGCTGCCGAGCCTCCATCAACACAGCATGGATGTGCCCCTCCAGGTGATTCACCCCGATTAGCGGCTTTCCCAGTCCAAATGCCAACGCCTTCGCATAAGTAATCCCAACCAGCAGCGCCCCCGCCAGTCCCGGCCCTTCCGTCACCGCCACAGCATCCAGATCGGCAAACGAAACGCCCGCGCGAGCCATAGCCTCCCGCACAATCGGAACGATGTTGCGCAGGTGCTCTCGCGAAGCCAGCTCCGGCACCACCCCGCCATAGTTCGCATGCAGCGCCATCTGCGAAGCCACCACGTTCGATAGCGCCTCACCCCCGCGCCGCACCACGGCCGCAGCCGTCTCGTCGCACGAGCTCTCAATCCCAAGAATCAGCCCGCTCCCACTTCCCATCTCTTCATCATAGGAGATCGCTGACAAGCCGCTGCCTGGGCACGCAGGAACGTGCAGAAGCGGTGCTACACTCGCCGCATCCCCGATTTGGCTGCAATAAGGAGCACCAGTGGATTCGCTGCAGAAGCTCATTCAGGCCATCGCCTCCCTGCTCTGGCCACTCATCGTCGTCGCCGTGCTGTTTATCTTTCGCCCAGCGATCATTGCCCTCATCGAATCTGCCAAATCAAGAAAGTTCACGCTGAAGATTGGCGGCCAGGAGCTCTCGATGGAAGAGGCCAACCAGCAGCAGCAGAACCTGATCGCCGATCTGCAAACCCAGGTCTCCAACATCCAAAGACGCCTGGACCGTCCGACAGCCACGTCGACACCGTTCAGCGAGTTGCTCGGGGCCTTGCCGATCCCTCCTCTGGCCGCACCCCAGTTAAACGCCCCAACTGCTTCATCACCGCAAGCCCGTCCTGCAACTGTGCCGAAGGCACAAGAAGCCGCGCCCTCAGAGCCTACAAAGATCTCGGCCATCCTCTGGGTCGACGATAACCCTAAGAACAATAGCTATTTCGTCGAACAGCTCGCGAAAGCTGAGGTCAAAGTAGATCTTGCCAAGTCAACCGCCGAGGCCATGACTCTCTTTAACTCACACAAATACGACTACGTCATCTCAGATATGGGCCGCACCGAGGGCCTGCTCTTCCGAAAGACCGCTGGGCTCGATCTACTGAAAGACATTCGAGCAATTAGCACGAAAATTCCCTTCGTCTTCTTCACCAGCCCCGAAGCGATTGATAGCTACGGTCAACAAGCCACCGAATCTGGCGCAACGGCAATGACCTCCTCAGCCACAAAGCTGATGGGCATGCTCAATCTCGCCACAGCAGGAAATCTCGGCTAAGGGCGCACGCATCCTCTTTGAAGAGATCGCCCGATGACCCAAGAGACAGACGTGACGCAGATCGCCCGGTTCAAAGAGCTCACCGAGCAAACCTTACCCGCGCTAGCCCGCCAACGTCACTGGCCCATCCGCCTTGACCATTGCTTCAAGCGCATCTGCCTCGACCACGCCTTCGAGGACATCTGGTACAAGCACCTCGCGCGACCCGCCGAGAAGCATCTCACTGGCGAGCCACTTACTCGAACCCTCCGCTGCGCCGAAGACCTCGCCGAAGGAGATCTCTCCCTACTCAATATCCGCAATCAAGCCAGCCTCCGCTATCGAGGCAAACTCCGCAATTAGACCTGGTCCGGCCGCAGCAACTCCGTCCGATACCTGGGAGCCAGTGCCTCTGCCTTCGCCCGGAACGCCGCCATTGCAGCTTCGTCCAGCTTCGGTGGTGCGGTGGTCCGCGTAGCCACCGGAACGCCAATCTCCCGAAACAAGTCCTCCTGCCCCGCTGGCGAGCAGATACACAGCAGCCGCACCGCACTCTGCGACGCATTGTGAAACATGTGCGGTGCATTCGCCGGAATATGGATCGTCTGACCTGCCCTCACCGTCGATACCTTACCGCGAAAGGTCGCCTGCAACTCGCCCTCAAGCAGCGTGAACGTCTCCTCAAAATCATGGCGATGCGGAGGAGGCCCGCCACCAGGAGGAATATGCATATCGATCAGGCAGAAGCGTCCCGCAGTCTGCTCCCCACCCAGCAGAACCGTGTACGTATCGCCGACCAGGCCGATATGCGGCAACTGATCGACTTCAGCCACAACGAGCTTGCGCGTAAGGTCATCCGGCGGAACATTGGATACAGCGGACGTCTGATCGTTCTCGGGCATCATCATTCTCCTTTAGCTACAACAATAGGAAGGTATCGCTTCCTACGGCAGTTGCTTTCAACTGCGCTACCATCCAACCAGATCAGCATGACATCTTTCGTGAATAGCCCACCGTACACCGCCGCCCTGAACATTGCTCGCACCCTTCGCAACGCGGGCCACCAGGCTTTTTTCGCCGGTGGCTGTGTCCGTGACCTCCTCCTCGGCCTCACCCCAAAAGACTTCGACGTAGCCACCAGCGCTCTCCCCAGACAGGTCCAAGCCCTCTTCCCTAGAACCTTCTCCGTCGGAGCCCACTTCGGCGTCGTCATCGTCTGCACCGACGAAGACCAGAGCACCGAAGTAGCCACCTTCCGCCACGATGGCGCCTACACCGACGGTCGCCGCCCCGACGCCGTGCGCTTCTCCACCGACCCTCGCGAAGATGTCCTGCGACGCGACTTCACGATCAACGGCATGCTCCTCGACCCCGTCGCCTACGACGAACACCACGATGCCGCCGCAGCCACCCTCGACTTCGTCCACGGCCGTGAAGACCTCGCTGCAAAGATGGTGCGCGCCATCGGCAAGCCGATCCTGCGCTTCACCGAAGACAAGCTGCGCATGCTCCGCGCCATCCGCTTCGCCGCTCGCTTGGGCTTCGACATCGACCCAGCAACGATGGCCGCGATTCAGCAGCAAGCCAGCGCCATCACCCAGGTCAGCAACGAGCGCATCCGCGACGAACTCACCAAAATGCTCACCGAAGGCCACGCCCGCCGCGCCATGGAGCTCCTTGATCAATCCGGGCTACTCGCCGAAGTCCTGCCCGAGGCCGTCAAAATGCACGGCGTCCAACAGCCGCCCGAGTACCACCCCGAGGGCGACGTCTGGGTCCACACCATGCTCCTGCTTGAGCAGCTTCCCCCAAACCCCACTGCCACGCTCGCCTGGGGAGCGCTCCTCCACGACATCGGCAAGCCCGCCACCTATCGCGCCCCCGATCCCGGCAAGTCAAACGACCGCATCCGTTTCAACGGCCACGTCGAAGTAGGTGTCCGCATCGCCGAAGCGGTACTCGCCCGCCTCCGCTTCTCCAATGAGGAGACAGCCCAGATCGTCGCCCTCGTACAGAACCACATGCGCTTCGGCGACATTCTCCAGATGAAGCAGTCGACCCTCAAGCGCTTCCTCCGCCTGCCAAAGTTCGACGAACACCTCGCCCTCCACTGGCTCGACTGCAGCTCCTGCCACGGCAACCTCAAGCTCTATGACTTCGCCAAGCAGCAGTACGAAGCCGAGCCCGAAGAGCACACGCGCCCCGCATGGTTCATCACCGGACGCAACCTCATCGCCGCCGGCTACCGCCCAGGCCCACAGTTCAAGCCGATGCTCGAAGCCGCCGAAGACGCACAGCTCGAAGGCTCCATCCACACCTCCGAAGAAGCACTCGAACTCATCCGCACACAGTTCGGTTCACCGCCGCAGTCATCAAATTGAAGCTATCAACATCATCTCGGGCAGCCGGTATGCGCGATCCGGGTCAGCGACTACTGTGGAGCCATGGCCACGTTCCAGCAACTCATCAAGCCAGCCCAACCCACCGCAAAAGATATCAAGTCCCGCCGCTGGATCTATATCCCCTACGATCGCTACACCGATCGCACCGGCCCCCTCACCGAGCAGGCACCCGAAGCCACTGGCATTGTCATCGTAGAATCCACCGCCAAAGGCCTGCGCCGCCCGTATCACAAGAAAAAGCTGGTCGTCCTCATCTCGAACATGCGCCACTTCGCCCTCGAGCAGGCCGCCAAAGGCGTGAAAGTCCTCTACCATTTCTCCCTTACCTCCCACGGCCAAGCCCTGCTCGAGCTCCAGCAAGCCCGCAAGCTTCCGCCCCTCACCGTGATGACGCCCGCCGAGCGAGAACTCCGCCTCGATCTCGCGCAAGCCGAGTCGCAGGGCCTCCAACTCACCTACGCCGAAGACACCACCTGGGCCAGTACGCCCAAAGATTTCCTCGACACCTACGGCCCCTACAAGTCCGGCAAGCAGTACGTCATGGATCGCTTCTACCGCCGCATGCGCCAGAAGACTGAAGTCCTCATGGCGAATGCCAAGCCAATCGGCGGCCAATTCTCCTTCGACGCCGCCAACCGCAATCCCTACAAGAACCAGGTCCCCATTCCCACCCCGCCCACCTACCCGCCCGACGCCATCACGCAGGAGGTCATCGACATGGTCGAGGCCACCTACGGCCATCACTTCGGCTCCATTGAGAACTTCGACCTCCCCTGCACCCAGGCTGACTGCGACGCCATGTGGCGCTTCGCCCTGGAGCAGCTCCTCCCCACCTTTGGCCCCTACGAAGACGCCATGCGCGACGACCACCTCCAGCTTTTCCACTCAAAGACGTCCGTCCTCCTCAACCTCGGCCGCATCCTCGCCATGGACCTCATCCGCGATGTAGAAAAAGCCTCGAACGAGGGAAGAATCCCATTAGGCAGCGCCGAGGGTTTCATCCGCCAACTCCTCGGCTGGCGCGAGTTCATGCGCCACCTCCACGAGCAGACCGACGGCTACCGTCTCCTCCGCGGCCACATTCCCGACGAAGCCCGCCAAGTCAATCAGGAGGTCTCCCCAGACCAGACCGCCGAGGCCAAACAAGCCTACGCTCCCCCCAAAAAACAGGCCGACCCGTACGCCGGAGCCACACCCTCTGCCCTCGGCGCCGCACTCCCCCTCCCAGCCGTCTATTGGGGCGTCAAATCCGGCCTCCACTGCATGGACACCGTCGTCGAACAGGTCGTCCAGGAGGGCTGGTCCCACCACATCACCCGCCTCATGGTTCTCTCAAACCTTGCCAACCTCTGCGGCTTCTCCCCCCGCGAGCTTACCGACTGGTTCTGGTTCGCCTACGTCGACGCCTACGACTGGGTCGTCGAGACCAACGTCCTGGGAATGGCCACGTATGCCGATGGTGGGTTGACAGCCACCAAGCCCTACGTCTCCGGAGCCGCCTACATCAATCGCATGTCGAACTACTGCGGCCACTGCCAGTACGATCCGAAGAAGTCCCTCGGCGAAGGCTCCTGCCCCTTCACCTCCCTCTACTGGACCTTTCTCGAGCGCAACGAGGCCGTCCTCGGCAACAACTTCCGCATGCAGATGCCGTACAACACCCTCCACAAGAAATCCCCACAGGAGCTCGTCCAACTCCGCACCCGCGCTGCAGAAGCCGTAGCCCACCTGCAATCCTTCAAGCGCCCTAAATATTAGGGCCTGCCACCCGAAGGGGTACACCCATCACG
Coding sequences:
- a CDS encoding cupin domain-containing protein, with the translated sequence MPENDQTSAVSNVPPDDLTRKLVVAEVDQLPHIGLVGDTYTVLLGGEQTAGRFCLIDMHIPPGGGPPPHRHDFEETFTLLEGELQATFRGKVSTVRAGQTIHIPANAPHMFHNASQSAVRLLCICSPAGQEDLFREIGVPVATRTTAPPKLDEAAMAAFRAKAEALAPRYRTELLRPDQV
- a CDS encoding response regulator gives rise to the protein MDSLQKLIQAIASLLWPLIVVAVLFIFRPAIIALIESAKSRKFTLKIGGQELSMEEANQQQQNLIADLQTQVSNIQRRLDRPTATSTPFSELLGALPIPPLAAPQLNAPTASSPQARPATVPKAQEAAPSEPTKISAILWVDDNPKNNSYFVEQLAKAEVKVDLAKSTAEAMTLFNSHKYDYVISDMGRTEGLLFRKTAGLDLLKDIRAISTKIPFVFFTSPEAIDSYGQQATESGATAMTSSATKLMGMLNLATAGNLG
- a CDS encoding cryptochrome/photolyase family protein, which encodes MATFQQLIKPAQPTAKDIKSRRWIYIPYDRYTDRTGPLTEQAPEATGIVIVESTAKGLRRPYHKKKLVVLISNMRHFALEQAAKGVKVLYHFSLTSHGQALLELQQARKLPPLTVMTPAERELRLDLAQAESQGLQLTYAEDTTWASTPKDFLDTYGPYKSGKQYVMDRFYRRMRQKTEVLMANAKPIGGQFSFDAANRNPYKNQVPIPTPPTYPPDAITQEVIDMVEATYGHHFGSIENFDLPCTQADCDAMWRFALEQLLPTFGPYEDAMRDDHLQLFHSKTSVLLNLGRILAMDLIRDVEKASNEGRIPLGSAEGFIRQLLGWREFMRHLHEQTDGYRLLRGHIPDEARQVNQEVSPDQTAEAKQAYAPPKKQADPYAGATPSALGAALPLPAVYWGVKSGLHCMDTVVEQVVQEGWSHHITRLMVLSNLANLCGFSPRELTDWFWFAYVDAYDWVVETNVLGMATYADGGLTATKPYVSGAAYINRMSNYCGHCQYDPKKSLGEGSCPFTSLYWTFLERNEAVLGNNFRMQMPYNTLHKKSPQELVQLRTRAAEAVAHLQSFKRPKY
- a CDS encoding CCA tRNA nucleotidyltransferase encodes the protein MTSFVNSPPYTAALNIARTLRNAGHQAFFAGGCVRDLLLGLTPKDFDVATSALPRQVQALFPRTFSVGAHFGVVIVCTDEDQSTEVATFRHDGAYTDGRRPDAVRFSTDPREDVLRRDFTINGMLLDPVAYDEHHDAAAATLDFVHGREDLAAKMVRAIGKPILRFTEDKLRMLRAIRFAARLGFDIDPATMAAIQQQASAITQVSNERIRDELTKMLTEGHARRAMELLDQSGLLAEVLPEAVKMHGVQQPPEYHPEGDVWVHTMLLLEQLPPNPTATLAWGALLHDIGKPATYRAPDPGKSNDRIRFNGHVEVGVRIAEAVLARLRFSNEETAQIVALVQNHMRFGDILQMKQSTLKRFLRLPKFDEHLALHWLDCSSCHGNLKLYDFAKQQYEAEPEEHTRPAWFITGRNLIAAGYRPGPQFKPMLEAAEDAQLEGSIHTSEEALELIRTQFGSPPQSSN
- the tsaD gene encoding tRNA (adenosine(37)-N6)-threonylcarbamoyltransferase complex transferase subunit TsaD, whose amino-acid sequence is MGSGSGLILGIESSCDETAAAVVRRGGEALSNVVASQMALHANYGGVVPELASREHLRNIVPIVREAMARAGVSFADLDAVAVTEGPGLAGALLVGITYAKALAFGLGKPLIGVNHLEGHIHAVLMEARQRGEVAMELPLLALVVSGGHTHLYLAKQAGESWRYQNVGKTVDDAAGEAFDKVAKLLGLGYPGGPWIDGLAKLGNAKAVPFTFAQIKPRVNPAVVNRKAPPVGEGLRFDFSFSGIKTAVLRYVESQGMREGVEVRRRALAAMVAPAIADAAGLCDEQTLDLIASFQGAVVGNLLRQAFAAAEAFGARGIVVSGGVAANRELRERFLGEGLKRGLPVAFPSVGMSTDNAAMIAAAAWPRFLAGEFADEAMGAVPQMRLG